One window of Trifolium pratense cultivar HEN17-A07 linkage group LG5, ARS_RC_1.1, whole genome shotgun sequence genomic DNA carries:
- the LOC123883466 gene encoding uncharacterized protein LOC123883466 isoform X2, whose translation MKHSLGTKSIARTQHELEKRDGRKYSWAEMFGVSHKKSDGSFVNDEAKKKNDQLQAEIAKTHLENEAFVTVFGKEHGGFARSMGLGVTPSQLTTTRSARLTTSSEANEKMKEMQAEIDSLKDKASQFDILKEHVAFLLQMHNSKENQVTE comes from the exons ATGAAGCATTCACTAGGAACTAAATCGATTGCAAGGACACAACATGAGTTG GAAAAAAGAGATGGTAGAAAATATAGTTGGGCAGAAATGTTTGGAGTTAGTCATAAAAAGTCTGATGGGTCATTTGTCAATGACGAggctaagaaaaaaaat GACCAATTGCAAGCTGAAATTGCAAAGACTCATTTAGAGAATGAAGCATTTGTGACAGTCTTTGGAAAAGAACATGGCGGATTTGCTCGTAGTATGGGACTTGGAGTAACACCATCTCAACTCACTACTACTCGCTCTGCAAGATTGACAACTTCCTCTGAGGCTAatgagaagatgaaggaaaTGCAAGCTGAAATTGATTCACTTAAGGACAAGGCTTCACAATTTGATATCTTAAAGGAGCATGTTGCATTCTTATTGCAAATGCATAATTCTAAGGAAAATCAG GTTACTGAATAA
- the LOC123883466 gene encoding uncharacterized protein LOC123883466 isoform X1, translating to MSWKKEMVENIVGQKCLELVIKSLMGHLSMTRLRKKIFEVIYMASVVLLGTWCCFVWCGLFSALSASLNEIHFHNQDQLQAEIAKTHLENEAFVTVFGKEHGGFARSMGLGVTPSQLTTTRSARLTTSSEANEKMKEMQAEIDSLKDKASQFDILKEHVAFLLQMHNSKENQVTE from the exons ATGAGTTG GAAAAAAGAGATGGTAGAAAATATAGTTGGGCAGAAATGTTTGGAGTTAGTCATAAAAAGTCTGATGGGTCATTTGTCAATGACGAggctaagaaaaaaaat TTTTGAAGTTATATATATGGCTTCAGTTGTTTTACTGGGCACATGGTGTTGTTTTGTGTGGTGTGGCCTCTTCAGTGCCTTAAGTGCTAGTTTGaatgaaattcattttcataatCAGGACCAATTGCAAGCTGAAATTGCAAAGACTCATTTAGAGAATGAAGCATTTGTGACAGTCTTTGGAAAAGAACATGGCGGATTTGCTCGTAGTATGGGACTTGGAGTAACACCATCTCAACTCACTACTACTCGCTCTGCAAGATTGACAACTTCCTCTGAGGCTAatgagaagatgaaggaaaTGCAAGCTGAAATTGATTCACTTAAGGACAAGGCTTCACAATTTGATATCTTAAAGGAGCATGTTGCATTCTTATTGCAAATGCATAATTCTAAGGAAAATCAG GTTACTGAATAA